A genomic segment from Triticum dicoccoides isolate Atlit2015 ecotype Zavitan chromosome 1A, WEW_v2.0, whole genome shotgun sequence encodes:
- the LOC119270361 gene encoding uncharacterized protein LOC119270361 codes for MLYFQLEAPHLATNQGPPELQPSILVELHPATPGGGDYNRGAQSCIQRQGGLQSAAPLDSRVAIVHVGVATGVWGSYKVVQADDNDEPEMATPCYDGMRDLMDRLLFRTASGKTWC; via the exons ATGCTTTACTTCCAGCTCGAGGCGCCACACCTAGCGACAAATCAGGGGCCACCGGAGCTGCAACCGTCTATTTTGGTCGAGTTGCATCCAGCGACGCCAGGCGGTGGTGACTACAACCGTGGAGCACAAAGCTGCATACAACGGCAAGGAGGGCTACAATCAGCGGCGCCCCTCGACAGCAGAGTTGCAATTGTGCACGTCGGAGTTGCAACCGGCGTTTGGGGGAGTTACAAG GTGGTGCAGGCCGACGACAACGACGAGCCGGAGATGGCGACACCGTGCTATGATGGGATGCGTGATTTGATGGACCGACTTTTGTTCAGAACTGCATCTGGCAAGACGTGGTGCTGA